A genomic window from Caballeronia sp. SBC1 includes:
- a CDS encoding M61 family metallopeptidase, with protein sequence MNAIRYTIVPKNPAAHLFEVTLTVAQPDPSGQRFVLPVWIPGSYMIREFARNIVTLQAFNAAGRKLAVDKTDKHAWQTAPHDGPITLRYEVYGWDLSVRAAHLDDTIGFFNGTSVFLAVEGQADVPCIVDIQKPAGTQYANWRVATALPEARGTKRYGFGAYEAPNYDALIDHPVTLGEFALGSFDAYGAKHDIVISGRVTGLDMHRLETDLKRVCESQIALFEPRTKKAPVDRYVFMTVAVADGYGGLEHRASTALICNRSDLPVTGRPDVTEGYRTYLGLCSHEYFHTWNVKRIKPAAFAPYDLSQENYTSLLWLFEGFTSYYDDLMLVRSGLISASEYFSLLGKTLGGVLRGSGRLKQTVAESSFDAWVKYYRQDENAANAIVSYYQKGSLVALAFDLSIRAQTEGKKSLDDVMRLLWQRYGRDFYHGKARGIEENEVEALFAEATGADLKKLFREGVHGTRDLPLDTLFEPFGITFAPDVATNGTAAKPSFGARIRNGADCVLAAVHENSAAQKAGLSAGDVLVAIDGLRVTGSNLDTLLARYLPGAKVEVHAFRRDELRVAQVKLDPPEVSRYLLSTADGRGPSKQWRERWLKG encoded by the coding sequence ATGAACGCCATCCGTTACACCATCGTTCCGAAAAATCCCGCTGCGCATTTGTTCGAAGTGACGTTGACCGTCGCGCAACCCGATCCGTCGGGCCAGCGTTTTGTGCTGCCGGTGTGGATTCCGGGCAGCTACATGATTCGCGAATTTGCTCGCAATATCGTTACCCTGCAGGCGTTCAACGCGGCTGGCCGCAAGCTCGCCGTCGATAAAACCGACAAGCATGCGTGGCAAACCGCACCGCACGACGGCCCGATCACGCTGCGTTACGAGGTCTACGGCTGGGACTTGTCGGTGCGGGCGGCGCATCTCGACGACACCATCGGCTTTTTCAACGGGACGAGTGTGTTCCTCGCGGTAGAAGGGCAGGCGGATGTGCCCTGTATTGTCGATATCCAAAAGCCCGCGGGCACGCAATACGCGAACTGGCGTGTGGCGACGGCATTGCCCGAGGCGCGCGGAACGAAGCGGTACGGATTCGGTGCTTATGAAGCGCCAAATTACGATGCGCTGATCGATCATCCCGTCACGCTGGGCGAGTTCGCTTTAGGTTCCTTCGACGCCTACGGTGCGAAGCACGACATCGTGATTTCAGGCCGCGTGACCGGGCTCGATATGCACCGTCTGGAAACTGACCTAAAGCGCGTTTGCGAATCGCAAATTGCGTTGTTCGAGCCGCGCACGAAGAAGGCGCCTGTCGATCGTTATGTGTTCATGACGGTCGCCGTCGCCGATGGTTACGGCGGTCTCGAACACCGTGCATCGACTGCGCTGATCTGCAATCGCTCCGATCTTCCCGTGACCGGGCGCCCGGATGTGACGGAAGGGTATCGCACGTATCTTGGTCTTTGCAGCCACGAATATTTCCATACGTGGAACGTGAAGCGCATCAAACCCGCTGCGTTCGCGCCGTACGATTTATCGCAGGAAAATTACACGTCACTGCTGTGGTTGTTCGAGGGTTTTACGTCGTACTACGATGATCTGATGCTCGTGCGTAGCGGTTTGATCAGCGCGAGCGAGTATTTCTCGCTTCTGGGAAAGACGCTTGGCGGCGTGTTGCGCGGGTCGGGTCGGCTCAAGCAGACCGTGGCTGAAAGCTCGTTCGATGCGTGGGTCAAATATTATCGGCAGGACGAAAATGCGGCGAACGCAATCGTCAGTTATTACCAGAAGGGTTCGCTCGTCGCGCTTGCTTTCGATCTGTCGATCCGCGCGCAAACCGAAGGCAAGAAGTCACTGGACGACGTAATGCGCCTTCTGTGGCAGCGTTACGGCCGCGATTTTTATCACGGCAAGGCGCGGGGTATCGAAGAAAACGAGGTGGAAGCGCTGTTCGCCGAGGCGACCGGGGCCGATCTGAAAAAGCTGTTCCGCGAGGGCGTTCACGGCACGCGTGATCTGCCTCTCGATACTTTGTTCGAGCCCTTCGGCATCACGTTCGCGCCCGACGTCGCGACCAACGGTACGGCGGCGAAACCGTCGTTCGGCGCGCGCATTCGCAATGGCGCGGATTGCGTGCTCGCGGCTGTCCACGAGAATAGCGCGGCGCAAAAGGCGGGGTTGTCGGCGGGTGACGTGCTGGTCGCAATCGACGGCTTGCGCGTCACCGGATCTAATCTCGATACGCTGCTTGCGCGCTATTTGCCCGGCGCGAAGGTGGAAGTGCACGCGTTTCGCCGCGACGAGCTGCGCGTCGCGCAGGTCAAACTCGATCCGCCGGAAGTATCGCGATATCTGCTTTCCACCGCCGATGGGCGTGGCCCGTCGAAGCAATGGCGCGAACGCTGGCTGAAAGGTTGA
- the ettA gene encoding energy-dependent translational throttle protein EttA, with amino-acid sequence MAQYVFTMNRVGKIVPPKRQILKDISLSFFPGAKIGLLGLNGSGKSTLIRIMAGVDKEIEGEATPMPNLNIGYLPQEPQLNPQQTVREAVEDGLGDVFTAQKKLDEIYAAYAEPDADFDALAAEQAKYEAILATSDGGTPEQQLEVAADALRLPAWDAKIEHLSGGEKRRVALCKLLLQKPDMLLLDEPTNHLDAESVDWLEQFLTRYPGTVVAVTHDRYFLDNAAEWILELDRGHGIPWKGNYSSWLDQKQDRLKQEESTESARQKALKKELEWVRQNPKGRQAKSKARIARFEELNSQEYQKRNETQEIFIPVGDRLGNEVIEFKNVSKAYGDRLLIDNLNMKIPAGAIVGIIGPNGAGKSTLFRMLTGKEQPDSGEIVTGPTVKLAYVDQSRDALNANKTVFEEISGGADVLTVGKYETPSRAYIGRFNFKGGDQQKTVGALSGGERGRLHLAKTLIEGGNVLLLDEPSNDLDVETLRALEDALLEFAGSVMVISHDRWFLDRIATHIIAFEGDSQVTFFDGNYQEYEADKRNRLGEEAAKPKRLRYKPIVR; translated from the coding sequence ATGGCCCAATACGTCTTCACCATGAACCGCGTCGGCAAGATCGTGCCGCCCAAGCGCCAGATCCTGAAAGACATCTCGCTGTCGTTTTTCCCTGGAGCAAAGATCGGCCTGCTCGGCCTGAACGGTTCCGGCAAGTCGACCCTGATCCGCATCATGGCGGGCGTCGATAAGGAAATCGAAGGCGAAGCCACGCCGATGCCGAACCTGAACATCGGCTACTTGCCGCAGGAACCGCAACTCAATCCGCAGCAAACGGTGCGCGAAGCCGTTGAAGACGGTCTAGGCGATGTCTTCACCGCGCAGAAAAAGCTCGACGAAATTTACGCAGCCTACGCGGAACCCGACGCCGACTTCGACGCCCTCGCCGCCGAGCAAGCCAAATACGAAGCCATCCTTGCGACGAGCGACGGTGGCACGCCCGAGCAACAACTCGAAGTCGCCGCCGATGCGCTGCGCCTGCCCGCATGGGACGCGAAGATCGAACATTTGTCGGGCGGCGAAAAGCGTCGTGTGGCGCTGTGCAAATTGCTGCTGCAAAAGCCCGACATGCTGCTGCTCGACGAACCGACCAACCACCTGGACGCAGAATCGGTGGACTGGCTCGAACAATTCCTGACGCGCTATCCGGGCACGGTCGTGGCGGTCACCCACGATCGCTATTTCCTCGATAACGCCGCCGAATGGATTCTCGAACTCGACCGCGGCCACGGCATTCCTTGGAAGGGCAACTACAGCAGCTGGCTCGACCAGAAGCAGGATCGGCTGAAGCAGGAAGAATCGACGGAATCGGCGCGTCAGAAAGCGTTGAAGAAAGAACTGGAATGGGTGCGCCAGAATCCGAAGGGACGCCAGGCGAAGTCGAAGGCGCGGATCGCACGCTTCGAGGAACTCAACAGCCAGGAATACCAGAAGCGCAACGAAACGCAGGAAATCTTCATCCCTGTTGGGGACCGGCTGGGCAATGAGGTGATTGAGTTCAAGAACGTGAGCAAGGCTTACGGCGACCGCCTCTTGATCGATAACCTCAACATGAAGATCCCGGCAGGCGCGATTGTCGGAATTATCGGGCCGAATGGCGCGGGAAAATCCACGTTGTTCCGCATGCTCACAGGTAAGGAACAACCGGATTCGGGCGAAATCGTCACGGGGCCGACAGTCAAGCTGGCGTACGTGGATCAAAGCCGCGACGCGCTCAATGCCAACAAGACCGTGTTCGAAGAGATTTCAGGCGGTGCGGATGTATTGACGGTCGGCAAGTATGAGACGCCGTCCCGTGCGTATATCGGCCGCTTCAACTTCAAGGGCGGCGATCAGCAAAAGACCGTTGGCGCGTTGTCGGGCGGTGAACGTGGCCGCCTGCATCTGGCGAAGACGCTGATTGAAGGCGGCAACGTGCTGCTTCTGGATGAGCCGTCGAACGACCTGGACGTCGAAACGCTGCGCGCGCTGGAAGACGCGTTGCTGGAATTCGCGGGATCGGTGATGGTGATCTCGCATGATCGCTGGTTCCTCGACCGGATCGCGACGCACATCATCGCGTTTGAAGGCGATTCGCAAGTGACCTTCTTCGACGGCAACTACCAGGAGTACGAAGCCGACAAGCGTAATCGTCTGGGCGAAGAAGCGGCGAAGCCGAAACGCCTGCGCTATAAGCCAATCGTCCGATAA
- a CDS encoding HAD family phosphatase translates to MAIKAVVFDFGGVLIDWNPEYVYSRLIPDATERRWFMDNVIASDWVLQQDAGQTIADGNAELIARFPEHEALIRAFYERWQEMVAGVLEDGVALVDKLEAANVPLFGLTNWSAETFPWAWERFPVLQRFREVVVSGRVLVAKPDPAIFALMWTEIEKHLPGIQPQEVVFIDDNEKNIRAATALGWNAVHHTNAEQTEARLKALGLRV, encoded by the coding sequence ATGGCGATCAAGGCAGTGGTGTTCGATTTCGGCGGCGTGTTGATCGACTGGAATCCCGAGTATGTGTACAGCCGGCTGATTCCCGACGCCACCGAGCGGCGTTGGTTCATGGACAACGTGATTGCATCGGACTGGGTGCTGCAGCAGGACGCGGGGCAAACGATCGCCGACGGCAACGCTGAACTGATCGCCAGGTTTCCCGAGCATGAAGCCCTGATCCGCGCGTTTTACGAGCGCTGGCAAGAAATGGTGGCGGGCGTGCTGGAAGATGGCGTCGCGCTGGTCGACAAGCTCGAAGCCGCGAATGTTCCGCTGTTCGGGCTCACCAACTGGTCCGCTGAAACTTTCCCCTGGGCGTGGGAGCGGTTCCCCGTGCTGCAGCGCTTTCGCGAGGTGGTTGTGTCGGGGCGTGTGTTGGTCGCGAAACCTGATCCGGCGATTTTCGCGCTGATGTGGACTGAGATTGAAAAGCATCTTCCGGGCATTCAACCGCAGGAAGTCGTTTTTATCGATGACAACGAGAAAAACATTCGCGCTGCGACGGCGCTTGGCTGGAACGCGGTGCATCACACGAATGCCGAGCAGACCGAAGCGCGCTTGAAGGCGCTGGGTTTGCGCGTGTGA
- a CDS encoding DUF748 domain-containing protein has protein sequence MAGTKARRVVLWAGAVIVVLLLAVVGGGFFVVHEMKARVLETLGPLGSAEDIDVGYARITLSRVRLRGPQGWPTDDTLRAERVTLNVDMRALLSNRVHLQHVTVDGFYLSVARLADGRVELLPNLRQSTREAQAGSSEAAAHAQEDRLIDHVTLERGVMEFFDQSVQTPPYRILISDARANVDNLHLPALTEPTKLDMTGSIKGPSHTGTVAFNGWIKIANKDSQTHTTLHNVDIATLDPYMLRKAGARTTVTGGTLDLTLDATVHDYRIHAPGSVTLNRLQLSDNGNPLDTFLTIPTRIAVAALKNHDQIKLDFELDGDLRDPKFSLNESLMKKLAAGFAKAVGVNTEGVAKNAGGVVKSIGDTLKNLFGK, from the coding sequence ATGGCGGGTACAAAGGCGCGACGCGTGGTGCTGTGGGCGGGCGCGGTCATCGTGGTGTTGCTGTTGGCGGTAGTCGGCGGCGGGTTTTTTGTCGTGCACGAAATGAAGGCGCGCGTGCTCGAAACGCTCGGGCCGCTCGGTTCGGCGGAAGACATTGATGTGGGTTATGCACGCATCACGCTGAGCCGCGTGCGTCTGCGGGGACCGCAAGGCTGGCCCACGGACGACACGCTGCGCGCCGAGCGCGTGACGCTGAATGTGGATATGCGCGCGCTCCTGAGCAACCGCGTGCATTTGCAGCACGTGACGGTGGATGGCTTTTACCTCTCCGTTGCCCGTCTTGCAGATGGCCGCGTTGAACTGCTGCCCAATCTCCGGCAGTCGACGCGCGAGGCCCAGGCGGGTTCAAGCGAAGCCGCCGCGCACGCGCAGGAAGACCGGCTGATCGATCACGTCACGCTTGAACGCGGCGTGATGGAATTCTTCGATCAATCCGTGCAGACGCCACCCTACAGAATCCTGATTTCCGACGCGCGGGCCAACGTCGATAACCTGCACCTTCCCGCCCTCACCGAACCGACCAAGCTGGACATGACCGGTTCGATCAAAGGGCCGTCGCACACGGGCACGGTTGCGTTCAACGGCTGGATAAAAATAGCGAACAAGGATTCGCAGACGCACACGACCTTGCACAACGTCGATATCGCGACGCTCGATCCGTATATGCTGAGGAAAGCAGGCGCGAGGACGACCGTCACGGGCGGCACACTTGACCTCACGCTCGACGCCACGGTGCATGACTACCGTATCCACGCGCCGGGTTCAGTCACGCTGAACCGGCTGCAGTTATCGGATAACGGCAATCCGCTCGACACATTCCTCACCATTCCTACCAGGATCGCGGTCGCGGCGCTGAAGAATCACGATCAGATCAAGCTGGACTTCGAACTCGACGGCGATCTGCGGGACCCCAAGTTCTCGCTCAACGAAAGCTTGATGAAAAAGCTCGCGGCGGGCTTCGCGAAAGCGGTTGGCGTGAACACCGAGGGCGTGGCTAAAAACGCCGGCGGCGTGGTGAAAAGCATCGGCGACACGCTCAAGAATCTGTTCGGAAAGTGA
- the ychF gene encoding redox-regulated ATPase YchF, which translates to MSLQCGIVGLPNVGKSTLFNALTKAGIAAENYPFCTIEPNVGVVEVPDPRLAALSGIVNPERVVPAIVEFVDIAGLVAGASKGEGLGNKFLANIRETDAITHVVRCFEDENVIHVANKIDPLADIEVINTELALADLATVEKAHHRYAKSARSGNDKEAAKLVPLLEKIQAQLDQAKPVRALDLSEDELLLIKPLCLITAKPTMYVANVKDDGFENNPHLDAVRKHAEAEGAPVVAVCAAIEAEIADLDDADKQEFLADIGMEEPGLDRVIRAGYTLLGLQTYFTAGVKEVRAWTIHIGDTAPQAAGAIHTDFERGFIRAQTIAFDDFVAFKGEQGAKEAGKMRAEGKEYVVHDGDVMNFLFNV; encoded by the coding sequence ATGAGCCTCCAATGCGGCATCGTCGGCTTGCCTAACGTCGGCAAGTCCACACTGTTCAATGCACTGACCAAGGCGGGCATCGCCGCCGAAAACTATCCGTTCTGCACGATCGAGCCGAATGTCGGTGTAGTCGAAGTGCCGGACCCGCGGCTGGCGGCGCTATCGGGAATCGTCAATCCCGAGCGCGTGGTTCCGGCCATTGTTGAATTCGTCGATATCGCGGGCCTTGTGGCCGGCGCGAGCAAGGGCGAAGGCCTGGGCAACAAGTTCCTCGCGAACATTCGCGAAACCGATGCCATCACGCACGTCGTGCGCTGCTTCGAAGACGAAAACGTGATTCACGTCGCGAACAAGATCGACCCGCTCGCGGACATTGAAGTCATCAATACGGAACTGGCGCTGGCGGATCTGGCGACGGTTGAGAAGGCTCATCACCGTTACGCCAAGTCGGCGCGCTCGGGCAACGACAAGGAAGCGGCGAAGCTCGTCCCCTTGCTCGAAAAGATCCAGGCGCAACTCGATCAGGCGAAGCCCGTGCGTGCGCTGGACCTGAGCGAGGACGAACTCCTGCTGATCAAGCCGCTGTGCCTGATCACGGCCAAGCCGACCATGTACGTGGCGAACGTGAAGGACGACGGTTTCGAGAACAATCCGCATCTGGACGCGGTGCGCAAGCACGCTGAGGCCGAAGGCGCGCCGGTGGTGGCGGTGTGCGCGGCGATTGAAGCGGAAATCGCGGATCTCGACGATGCCGACAAGCAGGAGTTCCTGGCCGATATCGGCATGGAAGAGCCAGGTCTGGATCGCGTGATTCGCGCGGGTTACACGCTGCTCGGATTGCAGACGTATTTCACGGCGGGCGTGAAGGAAGTGCGGGCGTGGACGATTCATATCGGCGATACGGCGCCTCAGGCCGCCGGCGCTATTCACACGGACTTCGAGCGCGGGTTTATTCGCGCGCAGACCATTGCCTTCGATGACTTCGTCGCGTTCAAGGGCGAGCAAGGCGCGAAGGAAGCCGGGAAGATGCGGGCTGAAGGGAAGGAATATGTGGTGCACGACGGCGACGTCATGAATTTCTTGTTTAACGTCTGA
- a CDS encoding DsbC family protein — translation MKITLRRALVAAATLAAVFGIGIAAQADQTTDKIKATLQSRIGDADIKSVEKSPVPGLYEVNLGAQIVYTDATGNYLLMGDLVDTRTRTNITEARLAETNKIDFAKLPFENAVKVVKGTGARKIAVFSDPNCPYCKQLETTLKSVDNVTVYTFLYPVLSPDSSVKSKSIWCSKDRSGAWESWMLDHTPPTASASCDTTAIDKNLKLGQSMNVTGTPTVFLADGRRLPGAVPADRLEKELSAVH, via the coding sequence ATGAAAATCACTCTCCGCCGCGCCTTGGTCGCTGCTGCCACGCTGGCCGCGGTGTTTGGTATCGGCATCGCGGCACAAGCCGATCAGACCACCGACAAGATCAAGGCCACGCTGCAATCTCGCATTGGCGACGCCGATATCAAAAGCGTGGAAAAGTCACCGGTTCCGGGGCTCTACGAAGTCAACCTCGGCGCGCAGATTGTCTACACGGACGCCACCGGCAACTATCTGCTGATGGGCGATCTCGTCGATACCCGCACGCGCACAAATATCACCGAAGCGCGTCTGGCGGAAACCAACAAGATCGACTTTGCGAAGCTGCCGTTCGAGAACGCGGTCAAAGTAGTGAAGGGCACGGGCGCGCGCAAGATCGCGGTGTTCTCCGATCCGAACTGCCCGTACTGCAAGCAGCTCGAAACCACGCTTAAATCCGTCGATAACGTCACCGTCTACACCTTCCTGTATCCGGTTTTGTCGCCGGATTCTTCGGTCAAGTCGAAGTCGATCTGGTGTTCGAAAGACCGCTCGGGCGCGTGGGAAAGCTGGATGCTCGACCATACGCCGCCAACTGCTTCCGCCAGCTGCGACACGACCGCCATCGACAAGAACCTGAAACTTGGTCAGTCGATGAACGTGACCGGCACGCCGACCGTCTTCCTCGCAGACGGCCGCCGTTTGCCCGGCGCGGTGCCGGCAGATCGGCTGGAGAAGGAATTGTCGGCGGTTCACTGA
- a CDS encoding FMN-dependent NADH-azoreductase — translation MTTILQINSAARSQGAQSTLLADEVSAKLQQAHPGAKLVVRNLLADNLPHLDDATLGAFFTPADQRTAEQNAIHAKSEALIAELQAADVVVIAAPMYNFGISSQLKAYFDWIARAGITFKYGANGPEGLVTGKKVIVVSARGGKYSGTPNDSQTPYLKSFLGFLGMTDVSFIFAEGLAMGPDAAGAALATARDSIAAL, via the coding sequence ATGACGACCATTCTTCAAATCAATTCCGCAGCCCGCTCGCAAGGCGCCCAATCCACGTTGCTGGCTGACGAAGTGTCGGCGAAGCTGCAGCAAGCGCACCCGGGTGCAAAGCTAGTCGTGCGCAATCTGCTCGCCGACAACCTCCCGCACCTCGACGATGCCACACTCGGCGCATTCTTCACGCCCGCCGACCAGCGCACAGCCGAACAGAACGCGATCCACGCAAAGAGCGAAGCGCTCATCGCCGAACTGCAAGCGGCTGACGTGGTCGTGATCGCAGCGCCGATGTACAACTTCGGCATTTCGTCGCAATTGAAGGCGTACTTCGACTGGATCGCTCGCGCCGGCATCACGTTCAAGTACGGCGCAAACGGCCCTGAAGGCCTCGTAACGGGCAAGAAGGTGATCGTTGTGTCCGCACGCGGCGGCAAATACAGTGGCACGCCGAACGATTCGCAAACGCCGTATCTGAAGTCGTTCCTGGGCTTCCTGGGCATGACCGATGTCAGCTTCATCTTCGCCGAAGGCTTGGCAATGGGCCCGGACGCTGCCGGCGCTGCCTTGGCTACCGCACGCGACTCGATCGCCGCGCTGTAA
- a CDS encoding UbiH/UbiF family hydroxylase codes for MTFHSRNFHAVVVGGGLVGKTAALALTQSGLRTALLAMPAAPAPAAGSFDSRIYALSSSSQALLERLRVWQALERDKLGPVLDMRVFGDAFAELHFSAFQAAVPQLAWIVESSLIERSLDAALRFQPNLTWIDSRAQGLTIHDDAAHLTLANGDTLEADLVVGADGAHSWVRAQTGAKMQRRDYRQTGVVANFKCEKPHGETAYQWFRDGEIIALLPLPGDHVSLVWSAKTEHADTLLKLDPAQLAAEVEKATQNMLGALECVTPAQGFPLALQTVDRLIGPRVALVGDAAHLIHPLAGQGMNLGLRDVAALAETLAGKEAFRTAGDPILLRRYERARREDIQKLTLACDGLQKLFAMPGTLARGLRNTGMALVGAQPLIKRWLVSAALG; via the coding sequence ATGACTTTCCACTCACGAAATTTTCATGCGGTCGTGGTCGGCGGCGGGCTCGTCGGCAAGACGGCGGCGCTTGCGCTGACACAATCAGGCTTGCGCACGGCGCTGCTCGCAATGCCCGCTGCGCCCGCGCCGGCCGCGGGCAGCTTCGATTCCCGCATCTACGCGCTGTCATCGAGCTCGCAGGCGCTGCTGGAACGGCTGCGCGTCTGGCAGGCGCTGGAGCGCGACAAGCTTGGGCCGGTGCTGGACATGCGCGTTTTCGGCGACGCTTTCGCCGAACTGCATTTCTCCGCGTTCCAGGCCGCCGTGCCGCAATTGGCGTGGATCGTGGAATCGTCGTTGATCGAACGCTCGCTCGATGCCGCGCTGCGCTTCCAGCCCAACCTCACGTGGATCGATTCGCGCGCCCAAGGCTTGACGATCCACGACGACGCCGCGCATCTGACCCTCGCAAACGGCGACACGCTCGAAGCGGACCTGGTGGTCGGCGCGGACGGCGCGCATTCCTGGGTGCGGGCGCAGACGGGCGCGAAGATGCAGCGCCGGGATTATCGGCAAACGGGTGTGGTCGCGAACTTCAAGTGCGAAAAGCCGCACGGCGAGACGGCGTACCAATGGTTCCGCGATGGCGAGATCATCGCGTTATTGCCGTTGCCCGGGGACCATGTATCGCTCGTGTGGTCCGCTAAAACCGAACACGCCGATACCCTCCTGAAACTCGATCCCGCACAACTCGCGGCGGAAGTCGAAAAGGCCACGCAAAACATGCTCGGCGCGCTCGAATGCGTGACGCCGGCGCAGGGCTTTCCGCTCGCGCTGCAAACCGTGGACCGGCTGATCGGCCCACGGGTGGCGCTGGTTGGCGACGCCGCACATCTGATTCACCCGCTGGCTGGGCAGGGCATGAACCTGGGTTTGCGCGATGTCGCCGCGCTGGCCGAAACCCTCGCGGGCAAGGAAGCGTTCCGCACGGCCGGCGACCCCATTTTGCTACGCCGATACGAACGCGCCCGTCGTGAGGACATCCAAAAACTGACGCTCGCCTGCGACGGCTTGCAGAAACTCTTCGCCATGCCCGGCACGCTCGCTCGCGGGCTGCGCAACACAGGCATGGCGCTCGTGGGTGCACAACCGCTGATCAAGCGCTGGCTCGTGTCTGCGGCGCTTGGTTAA
- a CDS encoding DUF3761 domain-containing protein: protein MKTRFYRCTGSILLAAALALSCSNTFAYSYSAPNESDLDNHQTYRNHDGETVHSPAHSRSGAAPDGATAQCRDGTWSFSRHRSGTCSRHGGVAAWR, encoded by the coding sequence ATGAAGACACGTTTCTATCGCTGCACCGGTTCGATCCTCCTCGCGGCCGCCCTCGCGCTCAGCTGCTCCAACACGTTCGCCTATTCCTACTCCGCCCCGAACGAGTCCGACCTCGATAACCACCAGACCTACCGCAATCACGACGGCGAAACCGTCCACTCTCCCGCGCATTCACGCTCAGGTGCGGCCCCCGACGGCGCCACCGCCCAATGCCGCGACGGCACGTGGAGCTTCAGCCGCCATCGCAGCGGCACGTGTTCGCGCCACGGCGGCGTCGCAGCCTGGCGCTGA